One Candidatus Desulfatibia profunda genomic window, CGAAAAAGAATCATATAGATTGTCGGACCAGGCCAACACCCTGTCGGAGCTTCTGCATCATGACACCTTTTATCCGGCCGGCAGCAAGGTGCTGGAGGCCGGATGCGGCATCGGCTCTCAAACCGTTTTCTTGGCCGCCAACAGCCCGGAGGCTCACATCATTTCCATCGACATTTCCCGGGATTCTCTGAACAAAGCCAAGGCAACCATCGCAGCGGCAAAGCTTGGCAACGTAACGTTTCAACAGGCGGACCTTTTCAACTTGCCTTTTGACGCCGAGACTTTCGACCATGTTTTTATCTGCTTTGTTCTGGAACATCTCGAATACCCCCTAAAGGCGCTAAAATGTTTGAAAAAGGTACTAAAAAAAGGGGGGACCGTAACGGTTATCGAAGGCGATCACGGTTCTTTTTACTGCCACCCCCAGAGCACGGCAGCCTCAAGGGCTGTTCAGTGCCTCATCGATGTCCAGGCACACCTGAAAGGGAATTCCCTCATCGGCCGCCAGTTATATCCATTATTGCAGCAGGCCGATTTTACCGACACCCGCGTTTCGCCGCACATGGTTTACGTTGATTCATCCAAACCGGAGCTGGTAGAAGGATTCTCCAAAAAGACCTTTATCGCCATGGTGGAAGGCGTTAAGGAACAGGCATTGTCCATGAATTTAATCGATGAAAAAACCTGGGAAATTGGTATTGCGGAACTATACCGGGCCACCTGGGATGACGGCACGTTTTGTTATACCTTTTTTAAGGGAACGGGTTTGAAACCATAAAGTAAACATCCGGGCCCAGAGGACCCGGCTTTGGTTTACCCCTGGAAGGGGCTGCTTTTCTGAAAATTGACAAGTTAAAAGTGCCTTAAGTGAGCTAAAGTGCCTTAAGTTATGGAGTCGCTTTCAGCCGTCGTAGCCATCCTACTCCGCCGAAGTGGCTACGAAGGCCGGATAGGCTACTATGGCGAAGTCGGCTCGCTCCACTAATTTTATATAATTGGCAGAATTCCTTAACTTTAGCGCACTTTAGCGCACTTCAAACTTGAGGCACTTTTAAGGGCCTTTTTCAGGGCGGCTTTGTGAAATTCGCCGGCTAAATGCACCGGGCTCCTGCCGGAAATCGGATCCCAGGCCGAGGGGTCCGCCACGCAGAAATATTGTACTTCAAGGCCGATGCGCACGGCGGCCTCTTCAACAGAAAGATTCATGACTCGCAGGGCAGCATCCCAGGTCGCACCGCAGGGAGCCCCGCGAACCACCTCGATGCCGGCAATACGGCCGGCGTCAACCTTTACCGTGAACTCCGGGGCACCGAACATGTCTCCATAACGACCCAGGCAGTCCTGCCGGGGAAGACCGCATCAGGTCGGAGGCGTCAGGATTCCTTTAACCTTGAGTTTCTTGCCCGAAGCCACCACAGGTATGTTTTGCCGGCTGCACACTCGCGCCAGTTCATGGGAAAGGTCCGGATGTTTCAAAAAATCAAGGACCAGCTCGGCCTGAATCCTGCGGGGAATATAGACTTCCGGATCGTCAACAACCGCAGGCAGTGGCGTGTCGATGGACACGACTTCAATGTCAAAGCGATTTTGGCCGTATTTTCTGATGCCGGCATTTTTTTTTTCACCGCTGCCGTTTTGCTGAAAAACAATTATTTTCTGGGGTTCGTTTGTTTCTGCCGGTGCACGGTCTATAAACGGGCTGTCGTCCCTATAGCTTTTATCACTCATTAGTATCCAAAATATTTTTTTTCTATTTTATTTAGGGTCTCTCGTCAGTCTCGAAAAAAATGTCGGGCGTATTCGCAGCGCAAAACATTATTTTGTGCCAAAGTCAAGCTTCCGCTTCGAGTTGCTCTAATTTCTTTGCAAAAATTGTTTTCTGCTCCTCGAATTCACTGGTAAATTTTTCAAGTTCATCAAAAAGCCTTTCGATGTCTGACTGAAGGTGGTGAATCGACCGGGAAAGTTCCGCTATTCCGGCACCGTCACGGACCTGCGTGGCTGCCTGCATGGCTGTTGTGAGTCCGCTGAACGCCTTTTCCTGTTTTTCGATATCATTCTCGGTCCGGATGATACGCTGCTCGAGAGGCTTGAGGACCTTAGCGCGTTCGACCATAAATTCTGATCGCCAGCGCCGTATTTCTTTTTTAGTCAACTTTGCCCGGGGGCTTTCCTTGCCGGCAGCTTTGAGTCCTGACCCCGGCAGCTCGTCTTCATCCTGCCATCCGCCTTGTTCCAGAAATTGCCGGTAGCCGCCATCGAAAACAGTGACATCGTCATTCTGAAACACGATGAGGCGTTCGGCCAGGGCGTGCAGAAACATTTGGTTGTGGGTCACCATAATCACCGTGCCGTCAAAGTTGTCGATAGCGGCCAGCAGGGCATCGCACGATTCCATATCGAGATGGTTTGTGGGCTCATCTAAAAGCAGCATGTTCAGCGGTGTAACCAGAAGTTTTCCGAGCATTACCCGGCATTTTTCACCGCCGGACAGCACCGCGATCTTTTTTAAGGCGGCATCGCCTTCAAACAACATGGCACCGCAGATATTGCGTGCCGTCCGGCGATCAACATCTGAATTTGAAAATAGAATTTCTTCTTCGACCGTTCTGGTATCGACCAGGGTTTGAAGATGGCTCTGTTCATAAATCCCTTTTTTAACAGCGCCGTGGCAGTCGATCTCACCGCTTAAGGAACTGAGGATCCCGGACAGAAGTTTTAAAAGCGTTGTTTTGCCTTTGCCGTTTTTCCCGACAACGCAGATCCGGCTGCGAGCTTCGATGGTGATATTAAAATTGTTGATCAGCGGTTTTTTGCGGTCGTATGAAAAGGAAACATCGCGGGCATTCATGACATGTTTGCCATGAAACAGACTGCTGCGAAAGGAGAAGTCAAGTGTTTTGAGTTTTTCGATTTTTTCCTTCTTTTGCATCTTGGCCACGGTTTTTATCCGGGATTGCACCAAATTTGCCAGCCTGGCCTTGGCCCTGAACCGGGTAATGAATTGCTCGATCTCCTTGCGCCGGCGTTCGTCATTGATGCGGGTCTTTTCGTAAACCTCCTCGTCCTGGGCGATTTGGGCGTAATACTTTTCGGTATTTCCGGTGATTTTGCGGACCTTTTTGCGATAAATTCCAAGGGTGTGCGTAACGATTTTATCCATTAAGCCCCTGTCGTGGGTGATGAGCATCAACTCACGGGGCCAGTCGATCAGATAGCGTTCGACCCAGCGGATGGAGGTTATGTCAAGGAAATTGGTCGGCTCGTCCAAAAGCAGCAGGTCGGGTTCGGAAACCAGAATCTTGGCAAGATTGAGGCGGACTTGAAAGCCGCCGGAAAATTCCTGGGGACGGCGCTGCATGTCATCCTTGGAAAAGCCGAGTCCTGCCAGAACTTTTTCAACTTTCCAGTGATGGTCCTGCTCTGCAGGACCGAGCCCTGTCATACCTTCCTTTAGGACCGTATCTTTTATAAACAAAAGCTCCTGGCGGACATAACCGATGCGATAATGCCTGGGAACGCCAATGGTCCCCGCATCCGGAGACTCTTCCCCGGCGATGAACCGAAAGAGGGTGGTCTTGCCGTGGCCGTTGCGGCCGACCAGACCGATCCGTTCTTTGGGATTAAGCTTGAAGCCGGCGCCGTCAAAAAGTATCTGAGGCCCGAAACTCTTTTTAAGATTATCAACGATGATCATGTTGCGGGTATATATGCAATGATATGGCCGTGTCAATCCGGAAGCGCCCGGCCGGTTCAGGCGATGCATTTGCAATTCCGGCGGCTTTACCGGACCGGTTGTTTTCCGGCAGGAGAAAAATTTCGCATGAAAAGATAAAAAACGCCGATTAAGAAGACATTCACAACTGCCGTCAGGTAAAACCCATATTCAAATCCGATGCGTTGTATGACGGTTCCCATGAGGGCGGAACTTAACATCATACCGAAATAAATACAGGTATTATACCCGCCCATGGCAACCTTAGTGCTCTAATTCGTAAATACGGTGACGTATTGCATAATATAATGATACATATTCAGGTTTCAGGTGTCAGGTGTCGGCTATAGCGATTCCCATTCCTGACACCTGAAACCAAATTTTAATACGTCACCTTATATATGAATACATGTACTTAGGAATCTGTTGGTAAAAATAAAAAAGGTTACAGACACGCCTCTGTAACCCTTTGAATTTACTTGGCTGAGGGACTAGGATTCGAACCTAGGTTAACGGGGCCAGAACCCGTCGTCCTGCCGCTAGACGATCCCTCAATCAATAAAGTTTTCAGTTACACAAAAGCCTCCGGATAGTCAAGATAATTCTGACAAGGCGTTCATTTTACTTCTTTTTGTCAAATTAGTATTAGTAATAAGTAAAGTTGGTTAACCCTACCCTGATGAGGCCGTCATCCGGCTTGTTTATCAGGCGCGTTTTAAAAATCATACAGATGGTAACCCAAAAGAACAAAAATAGGGATAATAATTTACTATTCTATTAATTATCAATAAGTTGTATTAGATTTGGTCGTTAAAGGCTCCATGTCCGTCTAAAATCCGGATGTGGTCTTTCTTAAAAAAAACCTTGACAACCTTTTTGGTTTCAATTACTAGTACCTCAAATTTTTGATCGGACAGCAATATGTATTATATTATTAATAATAATAAATGGTTATAAAGGATTTTTACTTATGGCATTACCTAAACGCAGATTATCCAAGTCAAGGCGCGACAAACGGCGCACCCACCAGAAGATTGCCGCTTCCATTGTGACGCGCTGTCCTCAGTGCGGAGAAGCCAGGGCCCCCCACCATGCGTGCCCCAGTTGCGGCACTTACAAAGGCCGTACTGTAATCGAAACCAAAGAATAATTAAGTCAAAAGGAAACCGTCAGATGACAGTATCTGCAACCGAAAACGGGGCTGCTCTAAAAGGATTAGATATTGAATCCAGGCAGATGATCATCGATATGATCAGACAGCTTCGTAAACGGCTCCTCACTCGGGAAAAAATTCTTGAGTATGACAGGAAAGATGTCTTCCCCGAAGAGACGATCCGGGAGATGCTCAGTCCGGACATCGGTCTTCAACTTCTTTTCATCCCCGAAGACTACGGCGGAATGGGGGGGGGAGCCCGTGACTGCTGCGCGTTAACTCAGGAGATCTCCAAAATATGTTTAGGGATCTCCACGGCATTTTTTGCCGTTCAACTGGGCGCCGACCCCATCATTGTGGGGGCTACCGAGGAGCAGAAACGCAAATGGCTCGGGGCCATTGCCGAGGGAAATTCGCTGGTGGCTTACGCCGTGACCGAAGCCGGTGCCGGCAGCAACCTGGCCGCCTTAAAAACCAAAGCAGAACCGGTTCTTGATGATGGCGGACAAGTGACGGGTTACCGGATTAACGGGACCAAGCAGTTCATATCAAC contains:
- a CDS encoding methyltransferase domain-containing protein yields the protein MKNYVHGYSEKESYRLSDQANTLSELLHHDTFYPAGSKVLEAGCGIGSQTVFLAANSPEAHIISIDISRDSLNKAKATIAAAKLGNVTFQQADLFNLPFDAETFDHVFICFVLEHLEYPLKALKCLKKVLKKGGTVTVIEGDHGSFYCHPQSTAASRAVQCLIDVQAHLKGNSLIGRQLYPLLQQADFTDTRVSPHMVYVDSSKPELVEGFSKKTFIAMVEGVKEQALSMNLIDEKTWEIGIAELYRATWDDGTFCYTFFKGTGLKP
- a CDS encoding ATP-binding cassette domain-containing protein, whose amino-acid sequence is MIIVDNLKKSFGPQILFDGAGFKLNPKERIGLVGRNGHGKTTLFRFIAGEESPDAGTIGVPRHYRIGYVRQELLFIKDTVLKEGMTGLGPAEQDHHWKVEKVLAGLGFSKDDMQRRPQEFSGGFQVRLNLAKILVSEPDLLLLDEPTNFLDITSIRWVERYLIDWPRELMLITHDRGLMDKIVTHTLGIYRKKVRKITGNTEKYYAQIAQDEEVYEKTRINDERRRKEIEQFITRFRAKARLANLVQSRIKTVAKMQKKEKIEKLKTLDFSFRSSLFHGKHVMNARDVSFSYDRKKPLINNFNITIEARSRICVVGKNGKGKTTLLKLLSGILSSLSGEIDCHGAVKKGIYEQSHLQTLVDTRTVEEEILFSNSDVDRRTARNICGAMLFEGDAALKKIAVLSGGEKCRVMLGKLLVTPLNMLLLDEPTNHLDMESCDALLAAIDNFDGTVIMVTHNQMFLHALAERLIVFQNDDVTVFDGGYRQFLEQGGWQDEDELPGSGLKAAGKESPRAKLTKKEIRRWRSEFMVERAKVLKPLEQRIIRTENDIEKQEKAFSGLTTAMQAATQVRDGAGIAELSRSIHHLQSDIERLFDELEKFTSEFEEQKTIFAKKLEQLEAEA
- the rpmF gene encoding 50S ribosomal protein L32; this encodes MALPKRRLSKSRRDKRRTHQKIAASIVTRCPQCGEARAPHHACPSCGTYKGRTVIETKE